A section of the Rossellomorea marisflavi genome encodes:
- a CDS encoding glucose 1-dehydrogenase has product MMFTLTDQVAIVTGGGRGLGREMALALAEAGAHVVVCSRNLPACEATAKEIEALGVRSLAVACDVTDKASVTAVVEKTLEIFGKIDILINNSGTSWAGPMVDIPEDKWDKVMEVNVKGAFLFSQAVAPSMMARKAGKIINIASVSGFGGTSPLVMDTLPYNTSKGAVMTLTKDLAVKLAYHNIQVNAIAPGFFPTKITKELFAKQGNQIRKFIPARRFGEGDDLRGAAVFLSSKASNYMNGHILVVDGGIQAMA; this is encoded by the coding sequence ATGATGTTTACATTGACAGATCAAGTGGCGATTGTCACTGGAGGCGGCAGGGGTCTCGGCCGCGAGATGGCTCTTGCTCTAGCAGAAGCAGGCGCCCATGTAGTGGTATGCTCGAGGAATCTGCCGGCCTGCGAGGCCACAGCGAAGGAAATAGAAGCCTTGGGGGTACGGTCACTCGCAGTGGCATGCGATGTGACCGATAAAGCGTCGGTCACCGCCGTGGTGGAAAAGACCTTGGAAATCTTCGGGAAAATCGACATCCTCATCAACAACAGCGGTACATCGTGGGCGGGACCGATGGTGGATATTCCTGAGGATAAGTGGGACAAGGTCATGGAAGTGAATGTGAAAGGGGCTTTTTTATTTTCACAGGCAGTTGCGCCTTCCATGATGGCCCGTAAGGCAGGGAAAATCATCAATATCGCTTCCGTCTCGGGATTCGGGGGTACGAGCCCCCTTGTGATGGACACCCTTCCTTACAATACGAGCAAAGGCGCTGTCATGACCCTCACCAAGGATCTTGCCGTGAAGCTTGCGTATCACAATATTCAAGTGAACGCCATCGCACCGGGATTCTTCCCGACTAAGATCACCAAAGAGCTCTTCGCCAAGCAAGGCAATCAAATCCGGAAATTCATCCCGGCAAGACGATTCGGCGAAGGCGATGACCTGAGAGGCGCAGCCGTGTTTCTTTCGTCAAAGGCGTCAAACTATATGAACGGCCATATCCTCGTCGTCGACGGCGGCATCCAGGCCATGGCATAA
- a CDS encoding alpha/beta fold hydrolase, producing the protein MERKTEKDRWMGFFETLTRREEWKPHHPRNAIQEIGRATLWHYPTVESNGALPILMVYSHINKPSILDLTEQHSMIGEFLRNGYDVFLLDFGIPDERDKDTGLESYLFDYIDGAVKTVLQHQQTGRLTLAGFCLGGTLAALYAALYPDRIHNLLLFVTPIDFNQLPDFREWIKAIQTGAIDPAVIAPATGIIPAEQIRYGMRLITAPVYYSPYLSLLHRSHDPAYTEHWYRFNQWTNDHIPMTGEFLRDLLHYFIKQNALMNGGMTLRGREINPARIQSNVYMVCSKFDQMVPAAISYPLMELVSSEEKQFIEVPGGHASLIKDGVSSRLMDWLREHS; encoded by the coding sequence ATGGAAAGGAAAACCGAGAAAGACAGATGGATGGGTTTTTTTGAAACCCTGACAAGAAGAGAAGAATGGAAACCGCATCACCCGAGGAATGCCATACAGGAAATCGGCAGGGCCACCCTGTGGCATTATCCCACGGTAGAAAGCAACGGAGCACTCCCGATCCTGATGGTCTACTCTCACATCAATAAGCCAAGCATACTCGACCTTACGGAACAGCACAGCATGATCGGAGAGTTCCTGAGAAATGGCTATGACGTATTCCTCCTCGACTTCGGGATACCGGATGAGCGGGACAAGGATACAGGTCTTGAATCGTATCTCTTCGATTACATCGACGGGGCCGTAAAGACGGTATTACAGCATCAGCAAACCGGCCGGCTGACGCTTGCGGGCTTTTGCCTCGGCGGAACCCTTGCCGCTCTCTATGCAGCCCTCTACCCAGACCGCATCCATAACCTTCTCTTATTTGTGACCCCAATCGATTTCAACCAGCTGCCGGACTTCCGGGAGTGGATCAAAGCCATCCAAACGGGAGCTATTGACCCAGCTGTCATTGCACCGGCCACGGGTATCATCCCCGCCGAACAGATCCGCTACGGGATGCGCCTCATTACGGCACCCGTCTATTATTCCCCGTATCTTTCCCTCCTCCACCGCTCACACGACCCTGCCTACACGGAGCATTGGTACCGATTCAATCAGTGGACCAATGACCACATCCCGATGACAGGGGAGTTCCTCCGGGATCTGCTTCATTACTTCATTAAACAAAATGCGTTGATGAACGGGGGCATGACCCTCAGGGGAAGGGAAATCAACCCTGCAAGAATTCAATCAAATGTCTACATGGTTTGTTCAAAGTTTGATCAGATGGTACCGGCTGCGATCAGTTATCCACTGATGGAGCTTGTTTCAAGTGAGGAGAAACAGTTCATCGAGGTTCCTGGGGGGCACGCGAGCCTTATCAAGGATGGCGTGTCTTCGCGGCTGATGGACTGGTTGAGAGAGCATTCGTAG